A part of Saimiri boliviensis isolate mSaiBol1 chromosome 11, mSaiBol1.pri, whole genome shotgun sequence genomic DNA contains:
- the PAQR7 gene encoding membrane progestin receptor alpha encodes MAMAMAQKLSHLLPSLRQVIQEPQPSLQPEPVFTVNQAEVPPLFWKPYIYVGYRPLHRTWRFYFRTLFQQHNEAVNVWTHLLAALMLLFRLVLFVGTVDFWGDPHALPLFIIVLASFTYLSFSALAHLLQAKSEFWHYSFFFLDYVGVAVYQFGSALAHFYYAIEPAWHARVQAVFLPMAAFLAWLSCTGSCYNKYIQKPGLLGRIYQEVPSVLAYALDISPVVHRILVSSDPATDDPALLYHKCQVVFFLLAAAFFSTFMPERWFPGSCHVFGQGHQLFHIFLVLCTLAQLEAVALDYQARRPIYEPLHMHWPHNFCGLFLLTVGSSVLTAFLLSQLVQRKLDQKTK; translated from the coding sequence ATGGCCATGGCTATGGCCCAGAAGCTCAGCCACCTCCTGCCCAGTCTGCGGCAGGTCATCCAGGAGCCTCAGCCATCTCTGCAACCAGAGCCTGTCTTCACAGTGAACCAGGCCGAAGTGCCGCCACTCTTCTGGAAGCCATATATCTACGTGGGTTACCGGCCGCTGCATCGGACCTGGCGCTTCTACTTCCGTACGCTGTTCCAGCAGCACAACGAGGCTGTGAATGTCTGGACCCACCTGCTGGCGGCCCTGATGCTGCTGTTTCGGCTGGTCCTCTTTGTGGGGACCGTGGACTTCTGGGGAGACCCACACGCCCTGCCCCTCTTCATCATTGTCCTCGCCTCTTTCACCTACCTCTCCTTCAGTGCCTTGGCTCACCTCCTGCAGGCCAAGTCCGAGTTCTGGCATTACAGCTTCTTCTTCCTGGACTATGTGGGGGTGGCCGTGTACCAGTTTGGCAGCGCCTTGGCACACTTCTACTATGCTATCGAGCCCGCCTGGCATGCCCGGGTACAGGCTGTTTTTCTGCCCATGGCTGCCTTTCTCGCCTGGCTTTCCTGCACTGGCTCCTGCTATAACAAGTACATCCAGAAACCAGGCCTGCTGGGCCGCATATACCAGGAGGTGCCCTCAGTCCTGGCCTACGCACTGGACATCAGTCCTGTGGTGCATCGTATCTTGGTGTCCTCCGACCCTGCCACGGATGACCCAGCTCTTCTCTACCACAAGTGCCAGGTGGTCTTCTTTCTGCTGGCTGCTGCTTTCTTCTCTACCTTCATGCCCGAGCGCTGGTTCCCTGGCAGCTGCCATGTCTTTGGGCAGGGCCACCaacttttccacatcttcttGGTACTGTGCACGTTGGCTCAGCTGGAGGCTGTGGCACTGGACTATCAGGCCCGACGGCCCATCTATGAGCCTCTGCACATGCACTGGCCTCACAACTTCTGTGGCCTCTTTCTGCTCACGGTGGGCAGCAGTGTCCTCACCGCATTCCTCCTGAGCCAGCTGGTACAGCGCAAACTTGATCAGAAGACCAAGTGA